The genome window CGCAAATGTTTTTTAATTCCTCTATCATTTTGTTCACTCCAACGTAAAAATTTTCGATTCCTCTATTGTAGCCCAAACGAGTTGGAAATTCTATTCTGCCCGTGATTATCACGGTCGTGAGCGGTGTTGCCCGCGGGCAACTCTGAACGAATGTTCAGACTTTTACGGTTGTTTCTATTAATAAAAAAGTGATAAGATAGTTCAAAACCAAAAGACAGGCATCATCTATATGGAAGGGAGATTTTTCAATTGGCCAGACAACGCAGTGATATGATCAAAAAAGGTTTCGACCGAGCGCCACACCGCAGCTTGCTGCGCGCAGCCGGCGTAAAAGACGAGGATTTCGATAAACCGTTTATTGCGATCTGCAACTCCTACATTGACATCATTCCGGGTCACGTGCACTTGCAAGAATTCGGAAAAATCGTAAAAGAAGCGGTTCGTGCAGCAGGCATGGTGCCGTTTGAATTCAATACAATCGGCGTAGATGACGGAATCGCGATGGGCCACATCGGGATGCGCTACTCCCTCCCCAGCCGCGAAATCATCGCGGACAGCTTGGAAACCGTAGTAGCCGCCCACTGGTTCGACGGGATGATCTGTATCCCGAACTGTGACAAAATCACGCCTGGCATGATCATGGGTGCCCTGCGCGTCAACATTCCGACCGTATTCGTCACCGGCGGCCCGATGAAAGCAGGCAAAACCAGCGACGGTCGTTCCATCTCCCTGTCCTCTGTATTCGAAGGGGTAGGCGCGCACCAAGCAGGTCTGATCGACGACAAGCAGCTGCAAGAGCTGGAGCAATACGGCTGTCCGACTTGCGGTTCCTGTTCCGGCATGTTCACCGCCAACTCGATGAACTGCCTCCTGGAAGCCATCGGTCTGGCCCTCCCAGGCAACGGTACGGTTCTCGCCGTTTCCCCAGAGCGCAAAGAACTGGTGAAATCCTCTGCTGAAAAATTGAAGCATCTGATCGAGCAAGACATCAAGCCTCGCGACATCGTGACTCTCGAAGCGATCGACGACGCATTCGCTCTGGACATGGCGATGGGCGGTTCTACCAATACCGTTCTCCATACACTGGCGATCGCTCAAGAAGCCGGCTTTGAATATCCAATCGAACGCATCAACGAAGTAGCAAAACGCGTTCCTCATATTTGCAAGCTGGCTCCATCCTCTGACTACCACATCGAGGATTGCCATGAAGCAGGCGGCGTTTCTGCCGTACTGAAGGAAATCTCCCGCAAACCCGGTGCGATCCACCCTGATCGCATCACCGTAACCGGTAAAACCTTGGCAGAAAATATCGCGGAGGCAGAAATCAAAGACGACAAAGTCATCCGTCGTCTGGAAAACCCATACAGCGAATCTGGCGGACTGTCTGTTCTGTTCGGCAACCTGGCTGAGAAAGGCTCCATCATCAAAACCGGTGGCGTCGATCCTTCCATCAAACGCCATGAAGGTCCAGCGATCTGCTTCGATTCTCAGGAAGAAGCCCTGGAAGGCATCGCTTCCGGTAAAATCAAACCGGGCCATGTCGTGGTCATCCGCTACGAAGGACCAAAAGGCGGTCCAGGTATGCCGGAAATGCTGGCTCCTACCTCGCAGATCGTGGGTATGGGACTCGGTAAGGAAGTTGCCCTCGTCACAGACGGACGCTTCTCCGGTGCATCCCGCGGAATCAGTATCGGTCACGTGTCCCCTGAAGCTGCGGAAGGCGGCCCGATCGCTTTCGTGCAGGACGGAGACATCATCTCGATCGACCTCGAAGAGCGTTCGATCCAGCTGCATGTAGACGATGCGGAATTGGCTCGCCGTGCAGAAGGCTGGCAGGAATTTGAACCGAAAGTGAAAACCGGTTACCTGGCTCGCTACTCCAAAATGGTTACCAATGCGAGCAACGGCGCTGTGTTGAAAATCTAATAGAAGAGAGCATATCCTCTCTAGCAAACGAACCCCCTTACGCACTGTAAGGGGGTTTTGCCGTCCGACTGTTTCGTTACATCGCCAGGATCCTACACCTGCGAGACATAGCACGATCTAAAGCCTCAGGGAAGGTCTACGCGTGCAGATTGAAATGACAGCCGTTTTGTAAGGAAGGATAAAAAATGCACCCCCTGAAGTTCATCGGTGAACCACGGGGTTTTCCAATGTCTACTTTAAGGGGTGCACATCAAAATGCCGCGACTCGATTTAACATGCTTTTCTTGTTTCGATGAATCAATGTGATGGCCATATAAAAAAAGAAATATGTAGGCAGTAGAATGGCTAAGAAATCCATAAAAAGATCGTTCATGCGCACGTACCCTATCGTGTTCCCTATTGAATTGATCCAGGTCAAAATTCACCAAAATCTACATCTATTATAGCTTGTATTAGCAATGATTTACCTGGATAAAATCCCCAACGAGATTCATCATTCCACTTGCCATTTAGGAGACGTTCCTGTAACTTTCTCACAAAAAAAGGAAGCTCCCTTTCTATCAACCGGGAACTTCCTAGGATTTACAAGATTTACTTTCTTCCCCTTCGCAACTAATGCGAAAGAAATACGTATAAGTAAGTAGAGAGCCAGACGAGATGGTTACAACATGCGGCGTGCGGAAACGAAGCGTTTTTCCCAGGACGTCCCTTTAAACGCCGAATACGTCACACCCGGTTTCCCGTACGTATGAAGAATCCTATTGTTTCCTGCATAAATGGCTACGTGCGTGATCCGCTTGTTGGTCGTGGTCTTGCTCGCTTTAAAGAAAATCAAATCTCCCTTTTTCAAATTACTCTTGGAGACACTGATACCTTTTTTCGCTTGATCGCGGGATGTGCGCGGCAAGGATTTGCCTACCGCCACTTTGAATACACGTTGGGTAAAGGAAGAGCAATCAAATACTCTTGTCGTACTGCTGCTCGCCCCAAATTTATAAGGTGTGCCTAAGTATTTATTCCCAGTGCTGATGACTTTGTCAGCTTTGGCTTGCGTCCAAGCTGCGTGTGCCACATTTTGTTCTCCTGGAAGCGGAGCTGCGATGGCTGTGAATCCGATTGCGAGACCCATCATTACCCCGATTAATCCTTTATGTAGTTTCATGCTGTTCATCCTCCCTTTTGATCGTGTAGGAATGTTCTGAATTTTTCATCTCATTCCGTTACGCATAAAAGCTTCTGCGAAATCGTACTTACTTCTTTTTCGATGACTTCGAGATGGGGCTTTTGATATGCAAAGTTTGGCTGACCTCTCACTTGTTCTCTACTTTACCATTGCTCTGGACTCTATTAAATTCCCAAATTATTACCAAATCCCGCAACCACTTCTGGATAACTTTTCCCCTTGACGCCTTCACGCCTGATTTTACGGGCATTCCTCAAATTTTCAGTTAATTTTCTTGCCAAGATGTTCCTCTCAAATCCCCCAATTTTAACCACCCGTTTTTTGTTCCCCTCCGCATTACATGCGACTTATGTCCTAGTTTCTTTTACATAAACTCCCTATTCCCTCTGCAAATTCTCTCATCTGACTCGTTTCTAGCGACTCTCTCTTTCTACGTGCTTGCAACCTCGCGAGAGTCATCGTAAAGTAGATAGGAGTTCGTTCGTTTAAAGGAGGCACATATGCGACTGCGCAACATCCCAGGTGCCGAATCGGCCCTGCGCGAATATCCCACGTTCGTGGACAACCCTGTATCCTTCAAGGGAAGATGGAGAGAGAAGTTCGGGAACGACAATCCGATCCACGTAGAGATTGGCTGTGGAAAAGGACGTTTCATTAATACACTGGCAGAGCGCCACCCTGATGTGAACTTCATTGCGGTGGAGCTGAAAGCGGAGGTCGTTCTGCGTGCTGTCCAGCGCACCGAGTACCGCGAGATTCCCAATCTGGCGTTCGTCCAGTTCAATGCTGCGGTATTGACAGACTTGTTCGCCGATCATGAAATTTCCCGCCTGTATCTCAATTTCAGCGATCCGTGGCCAAAGTCTCGCCATGCTAAACGCCGCCTGACTTACTCCAGCTTCTTGAATACGTATCGTCAGGTCCTGAAGTCAGATGGAGAGATCCACATGAAGACAGACAATGAAAAGCTGTTCGAGTTTTCCCTCAATCAGTTTGCCAGTGAGCGTTTTCAGATGCACAACATCACGTTTGACCTGCATCAGTCCAAGCTCGCTGCAGACAACGTCATGACTGAGTACGAAGAGCGTTTCTCTTCACGCGGTCAGCGAATTTATCGGGTGGAAGCAAGCTGCAGCTTTTCCTGAGCCACTTAAAAAGGAAGCCCGGCCTCGTCGCCGGACTTCCTTTTTTTAGTAATACCGTTATCCTTTTGCTTTGCTATCTCTGCGATAGACCCTCTCCGGGCGTCCAACCACCCCGTAGGACAGATCGGCACTTGCTTCGCCCATCGCAACCAAGTACTCCAGGTAACGCCTTGCCGTGGATCGGCTAATTCCCGTTTCCTTGCTCACTTGATCCGTCGTGGCTTCTTCTGTTTGCTGCAGATAGGCAGTGATCTTCTCCAATGTAATCCGGTCGATGCCTTTTACCGGTCTGTTCTCTTTGGCGCCCTTCAAGCCCGATCCATGAATCAGCTGATCGATTTCCTCCTGATTGATCGACTCCCCCTCTTTTTTCAGTGCGTACACCTTTTTTCGGAAGTCCTGATAACTGCGCAGCGTTTGCTGCAGCCGGGAAAAAATAAGGGGCTTGGTGATGAAATCAAAGACGCCATAGCGAATGGCATCAACGACAGCATCCACCTCCTTGGCAGCGGTCAGCATGATCACATCGCTAGTCGGGTGCTGATCTTTGATGTAAGTAAGAAATTCGAGTCCGTTCATATCCGGAAAGTACACA of Brevibacillus choshinensis contains these proteins:
- a CDS encoding C40 family peptidase codes for the protein MKLHKGLIGVMMGLAIGFTAIAAPLPGEQNVAHAAWTQAKADKVISTGNKYLGTPYKFGASSSTTRVFDCSSFTQRVFKVAVGKSLPRTSRDQAKKGISVSKSNLKKGDLIFFKASKTTTNKRITHVAIYAGNNRILHTYGKPGVTYSAFKGTSWEKRFVSARRML
- a CDS encoding response regulator, giving the protein MNHVSDEGGHIRVLIIEDDLRIAEVNRRFVEKVNGFEVVGIAANQEEAKDQLELLQPELVLLDVYFPDMNGLEFLTYIKDQHPTSDVIMLTAAKEVDAVVDAIRYGVFDFITKPLIFSRLQQTLRSYQDFRKKVYALKKEGESINQEEIDQLIHGSGLKGAKENRPVKGIDRITLEKITAYLQQTEEATTDQVSKETGISRSTARRYLEYLVAMGEASADLSYGVVGRPERVYRRDSKAKG
- the ilvD gene encoding dihydroxy-acid dehydratase, producing the protein MARQRSDMIKKGFDRAPHRSLLRAAGVKDEDFDKPFIAICNSYIDIIPGHVHLQEFGKIVKEAVRAAGMVPFEFNTIGVDDGIAMGHIGMRYSLPSREIIADSLETVVAAHWFDGMICIPNCDKITPGMIMGALRVNIPTVFVTGGPMKAGKTSDGRSISLSSVFEGVGAHQAGLIDDKQLQELEQYGCPTCGSCSGMFTANSMNCLLEAIGLALPGNGTVLAVSPERKELVKSSAEKLKHLIEQDIKPRDIVTLEAIDDAFALDMAMGGSTNTVLHTLAIAQEAGFEYPIERINEVAKRVPHICKLAPSSDYHIEDCHEAGGVSAVLKEISRKPGAIHPDRITVTGKTLAENIAEAEIKDDKVIRRLENPYSESGGLSVLFGNLAEKGSIIKTGGVDPSIKRHEGPAICFDSQEEALEGIASGKIKPGHVVVIRYEGPKGGPGMPEMLAPTSQIVGMGLGKEVALVTDGRFSGASRGISIGHVSPEAAEGGPIAFVQDGDIISIDLEERSIQLHVDDAELARRAEGWQEFEPKVKTGYLARYSKMVTNASNGAVLKI
- the trmB gene encoding tRNA (guanosine(46)-N7)-methyltransferase TrmB; translation: MRLRNIPGAESALREYPTFVDNPVSFKGRWREKFGNDNPIHVEIGCGKGRFINTLAERHPDVNFIAVELKAEVVLRAVQRTEYREIPNLAFVQFNAAVLTDLFADHEISRLYLNFSDPWPKSRHAKRRLTYSSFLNTYRQVLKSDGEIHMKTDNEKLFEFSLNQFASERFQMHNITFDLHQSKLAADNVMTEYEERFSSRGQRIYRVEASCSFS